Proteins encoded in a region of the Hypanus sabinus isolate sHypSab1 chromosome 12, sHypSab1.hap1, whole genome shotgun sequence genome:
- the LOC132402633 gene encoding histone H2AX-like: protein MTGRGKTGGKARSKAKSRSSRAGLQFPVGRVHRLLRKGNYAERVGAGAPVYLAAVLEYLTAEILELAGNAARDNKKTRIIPRHLQLAVRNDEELNKLLGGVTIAQGGVLPNIQAVLLPKKTGGASK from the coding sequence ATGACTGGACGAGGAAAAACCGGTGGCAAAGCTCGGTCCAAGGCCAAATCTCGCTCGTCCCGGGCCGGACTGCAGTTCCCGGTGGGCCGTGTTCACAGGCTCCTGAGAAAGGGCAACTATGCTGAGCGGGTGGGTGCCGGAGCCCCGGTCTATCTGGCTGCCGTGCTCGAGTATCTGACGGCTGAAATCCTCGAGTTGGCTGGTAACGCAGCCCGGGACAACAAGAAGACCCGCATCATCCCCAGACACCTGCAGCTGGCCGTCCGCAACGACGAGGAGCTCAACAAGCTGCTGGGAGGGGTGACCATCGCTCAGGGCGGGGTGCTGCCCAATATCCAGGCCGTGCTGTTGCCCAAGAAAACCGGTGGTGCCAGCAAGTGA